Proteins encoded in a region of the Mucilaginibacter sabulilitoris genome:
- a CDS encoding NAD-dependent epimerase/dehydratase family protein, which yields MIEKEALIVGINSFLGRAIYELIKEQYSITGVYHSNTENIPADIEIIQVDDIKKLKNRSFKHIYLISSSVPDGVEDDQKLFLANIILPHTISTLFPESRILFCSSVSVYENLAANTIISNADMPSPRSKYALSKLWGERTIENHASFAIIRISSMYGVGMKTTTFVPKIIENVIETKKINLLGEGRRMQNYIHVEDVARIAVGLAQTSENIMLLAVANQSYSNKEIAEMILNITPGQLSFAGKDDSKSHIYDNTDTHTILKDINFKDIKAGLEELVAWIKKKC from the coding sequence ATGATTGAAAAAGAGGCATTAATAGTAGGAATTAATAGTTTTTTAGGTAGAGCCATTTACGAATTAATCAAGGAACAATATTCAATCACAGGAGTGTACCATTCAAATACTGAGAATATTCCTGCCGATATCGAGATAATCCAGGTTGATGATATAAAAAAATTAAAAAATCGCTCTTTTAAACATATTTATTTGATTAGCTCAAGCGTTCCTGATGGAGTGGAAGATGATCAAAAGCTATTTTTAGCCAATATTATTTTACCACACACGATTAGTACTTTATTTCCTGAATCACGTATATTATTTTGTTCGAGCGTATCTGTTTATGAAAATCTTGCTGCAAATACAATTATTTCCAACGCTGACATGCCTTCTCCAAGGTCCAAATACGCACTTAGTAAGTTGTGGGGAGAACGAACAATTGAAAACCATGCTTCTTTTGCTATAATTAGGATTTCGTCAATGTATGGAGTTGGTATGAAAACTACTACATTTGTGCCCAAGATAATTGAAAATGTGATTGAAACTAAAAAAATTAATTTACTTGGAGAAGGTCGAAGAATGCAAAACTACATACATGTAGAAGACGTTGCTCGTATTGCAGTAGGGTTGGCGCAGACTTCAGAAAATATTATGCTTTTGGCCGTGGCGAATCAATCTTATTCTAATAAGGAGATTGCTGAAATGATCCTAAACATCACTCCTGGTCAACTTAGTTTTGCGGGAAAGGATGATTCTAAATCACATATCTACGATAATACGGATACACATACAATATTAAAGGATATCAATTTTAAAGATATCAAAGCGGGTTTAGAAGAACTAGTGGCATGGATCAAAAAAAAGTGTTAG
- a CDS encoding ATP-grasp domain-containing protein yields MDQKKVLVTGIGGNVGQGIIRNIRTTNFPIEVIGCNVLAFSAGNHLCDRFYQTPYAYDKDYIPTIIDIVKREKIDLIIPSTDYEVYFLAKLKTQIPCAIAASDWETTGIYLDKYQTFLHHTKYDIPFAPAFLPSEYNGGFKEFIVKPREGRGSRGLHINPVSLDGFSDEYMVQQLYKGREITTAFYVNQNNDLHGFITLQRELENGATNECRVDRSYDQELERILKNMINHARIRGSANLQSIVTEGGDIVPFEVNCRISGTNSIRANFGFEDVKYTLEDFLYHIPLSRPQVKNGIAIRIMMDVIYPDQTDKSKLSDNSVLSYIY; encoded by the coding sequence ATGGATCAAAAAAAAGTGTTAGTAACAGGGATAGGCGGAAACGTTGGTCAAGGGATAATCAGGAACATCAGAACTACAAACTTTCCAATTGAAGTAATTGGATGTAATGTGTTAGCGTTTTCAGCGGGTAATCATCTTTGCGACAGGTTCTATCAAACGCCGTATGCTTATGATAAGGATTATATTCCAACCATTATCGATATTGTAAAAAGAGAAAAAATAGACTTAATCATTCCATCGACCGATTACGAAGTTTATTTTCTGGCTAAATTAAAAACACAAATCCCTTGCGCTATAGCTGCCTCTGACTGGGAAACTACCGGGATTTATCTGGACAAATACCAAACATTTCTGCATCATACGAAGTACGACATTCCTTTTGCACCAGCTTTTTTGCCCAGCGAGTATAATGGTGGGTTTAAGGAGTTTATAGTGAAACCGAGAGAAGGACGCGGTTCAAGGGGATTACATATAAATCCTGTGTCCTTAGACGGATTTTCTGATGAATATATGGTTCAGCAACTATATAAAGGAAGGGAGATTACTACTGCGTTTTATGTAAATCAAAACAACGACCTGCATGGTTTTATTACTTTACAGCGAGAATTGGAAAATGGCGCAACAAATGAATGTCGTGTAGATCGTAGCTATGATCAAGAGCTTGAAAGAATTCTGAAGAATATGATTAATCATGCCAGGATCAGGGGCAGCGCGAATTTACAATCTATAGTTACTGAAGGGGGCGATATCGTTCCTTTCGAGGTAAACTGCCGTATTTCCGGCACGAATTCAATCCGGGCGAATTTTGGATTTGAGGATGTTAAATATACTCTTGAGGATTTTCTTTATCACATACCCTTGTCTAGGCCCCAAGTGAAAAACGGTATTGCGATAAGAATTATGATGGATGTTATTTATCCTGATCAGACGGACAAGTCGAAGCTGTCTGATAACTCTGTTTTAAGTTATATTTATTGA
- a CDS encoding HAD family hydrolase, which produces MQKKKYEVLLLDAANTIIYKPDLIPSFLSVLKKNGFDADEIQLRKNHKLLSEVIHFPDVTSKEFYCMFNNEVMLSMGIVSSKQLLDDIFANCSYLPWRPFQDTHVLKTLSIKKAILSNFNASINIKINNIFGDHLFDSIIGSEKEGIGKPNIEFYKRALDVLNVDPEKILYVGDSIKLDVVPARSIGIETYLIDRDRNFLQFNKRIDSLADLIEIIK; this is translated from the coding sequence ATGCAAAAAAAAAAATATGAAGTTTTATTATTGGATGCCGCCAATACTATAATTTATAAACCTGATCTGATACCATCTTTTTTAAGTGTTTTAAAAAAAAACGGTTTTGACGCGGATGAAATTCAATTAAGAAAAAATCACAAACTACTATCAGAGGTTATTCATTTTCCCGATGTGACTTCAAAAGAGTTTTACTGCATGTTCAACAATGAGGTAATGTTGTCAATGGGCATAGTTTCTTCAAAGCAACTATTGGACGATATTTTTGCTAACTGCTCTTATCTGCCATGGCGACCATTTCAAGACACCCATGTTTTAAAGACTTTATCTATAAAAAAGGCAATTCTTTCCAATTTCAATGCTTCTATAAATATAAAAATAAATAATATTTTTGGAGACCATCTGTTTGATAGTATTATCGGCTCAGAAAAAGAAGGTATAGGTAAACCAAACATTGAATTCTATAAACGAGCTTTGGACGTTTTAAATGTTGACCCTGAAAAAATTTTATACGTCGGGGATTCGATTAAACTGGATGTTGTTCCTGCACGATCTATAGGCATTGAAACATATCTGATCGATAGAGACAGAAATTTTCTGCAGTTTAATAAGAGAATTGATTCGCTTGCCGACTTAATTGAGATAATTAAATAA